Genomic window (Chryseobacterium bernardetii):
GTAGGTTCTACAGTAGGTGGAGTTATCGGCGGTGTAGGTACCGTTGTAGGAAACGCTTTATGCCAAACACAGTGCGTAGTTAATGGTGTAATCCACATCAAATTATTAGAATGTGGTTCTACTTGCTAATCAGCAGCTCCATTAAAAGTTAAAAAGGTATACCGCTCTGAAAAGAGCGGTTTTATTATTTTCATAAAAGAGCATTTCAAATAAATAAAAACATACCGGATCAAGTGCAAAAGTTGGGGACTAGGCAAAAAGTTTAGCTAATCTGAAGATAAAAAAGGTTCTGTCTTTTACTCCTCTGAGCTGCATTCTGAAGTTTTTTATTTTCGCATTGAAAGATTCAGCAGCAGCATTGGTGCTTCTTTGATCAAAGTAGTTGAGAATATTTCTATAATGATTCATTATTGTTTTTCTTAAGGTAGAAAAAGATTTAAAATCTGCTTCTTCCACATTTCTAAACCAATGGGCTAGTTTAGTCATGGCTACAGATTTCGAAATATTCTGGTTATAAATTTTTCTAAGTCCATCAGTCAATTCATATGCCTGTTCCAGATCAGGATACTGGGTAAAAAGGATCGAAGCTCTTTGTTTCTGGGACAGAGTCCATTTCTCACGGCTTTTATATAGTAAATACCTGCTTCTTGCCAGGAGCTGTTTCCGGGTATCTCCATTTGTAAAAACTTCTGTTTCAGCTGAGTGACTGTTAAGAGGATTGTTTTCCATTTCAATAGCCTCCCAGCGATGCCTGATCCTGATCTCCTGAAGGGCCTCTATGGACAGCTTCTGAACATGAAAACGATCAATAACCTGTACTGCATCAGGAAAGCAGCGTTGGGCAATACGCTTCATGGAACCCGCCATATCCAATGTAATTTCGTTTACCTTCATCCGAAGTTTTCTGCTGATCTTCAAAAGATGTGTGATGACAAAATCACTTTGGGTACCTTTTATCATAGCAACAATACTTCCTTTTCTCCCTTTTGCTTTTTTGGAGGTAAGAACGGTATAAAGTTCTCCATCAGATAATGCTACTTCGTCTAAAGATAAGGAGGCTGAGATATTTCCAGGGTAAATGATCCAGTCCTCTGCGTGCGGTTTTTGTTCCCAGCTATGATATTCGCTGAGATTATTCTTGTATTGCCTCTGGAAGGTCTTGCCTTTGATCCCGAAAAATTCTGCTATAACTTTTAGGGGAAGAGCTTTAGTGTCTGCTAATTTTTTTTAAGAAGACTGCCAAATCCTTTGTCATGCGTGTGCCTTTCGCTACAAGCTGCCAGTCTCTCTGAAGGATCTCACCGGAGGATTTATCTGTCCATCTTCTTCTTTTCACATGGAGCTTTACGATTTTACCCCGTAATGGATAATCATCTACAATGATTTCAGGTAAAAAGCCCTTGGATTCAAGTCTCCTTTCTTTAAATTCATGGGGAATACTGTTTCTTTCTTCGAAATAAATATGAAGTTCTGCATCATGAGTTTCTGCTTTGAGGATATCAAAGTGTTCAACTAAAAATTCCGGAAGTAATAATTTAAGAAGGTCGTGATCGCTTAACATGATGCAAAGATAAAACTACTTAACATTCCCCCCAACTTTTGAGACTGAGCCAACATACCCAACTATCTACTAGTTGTTTAACCTTACTGACAAGAACAATAAGGCAACAATGTTGCATTAATAAATTTAATTATCTAGATTTGCCAGATAATTAAAGTAATATGCACATGAAAAAGAGCCTTTATTTTTTGATAGGAAGCTCACTTATTTATTCCTCATCACTACTGAAAGCGCAGAAACTTAATCCTGGAAAGAATGTTATAAAAGACATAGAA
Coding sequences:
- a CDS encoding ISAon1 family transposase, coding for MAEFFGIKGKTFQRQYKNNLSEYHSWEQKPHAEDWIIYPGNISASLSLDEVALSDGELYTVLTSKKAKGRKGSIVAMIKGTQSDFVITHLLKISRKLRMKVNEITLDMAGSMKRIAQRCFPDAVQVIDRFHVQKLSIEALQEIRIRHRWEAIEMENNPLNSHSAETEVFTNGDTRKQLLARSRYLLYKSREKWTLSQKQRASILFTQYPDLEQAYELTDGLRKIYNQNISKSVAMTKLAHWFRNVEEADFKSFSTLRKTIMNHYRNILNYFDQRSTNAAAESFNAKIKNFRMQLRGVKDRTFFIFRLAKLFA
- a CDS encoding ISAon1 family transposase N-terminal region protein, which translates into the protein MLSDHDLLKLLLPEFLVEHFDILKAETHDAELHIYFEERNSIPHEFKERRLESKGFLPEIIVDDYPLRGKIVKLHVKRRRWTDKSSGEILQRDWQLVAKGTRMTKDLAVFLKKISRH